From Streptomyces sp. TLI_053, a single genomic window includes:
- a CDS encoding helix-turn-helix transcriptional regulator — MHTDGPAQPLERPDGRRDGGPRDDRPRDDRPRDGGAQGAGRAGQHDNPLGEYLRARREHLTPDQVGIPRVGHRRVPGLRREEVAVLAGVSTDYYTRLEQGRERTPSAQLLNAVARALRLDEHAAAHLLRLAAPRPAHRPRHRAPGRPSPALRHLLDSLDTPALVVGPALDVLALNPPAAALYTAFAPVDNLVRMTFLDPAARTFHRDWDRAAHDAVAALRSAAGRDREDRLLIELVGELSLKSPEFGRLWARHEVHGKTGGSKLLHHPRIGDLDLHYETLTVNSAPDQQLVVYQAAPGSPSAEGLLLLRALTP; from the coding sequence ATGCACACCGACGGACCAGCGCAGCCGCTCGAACGCCCCGACGGACGGCGGGACGGCGGCCCCCGGGACGACCGGCCCCGGGACGACCGGCCCCGGGACGGCGGCGCGCAGGGTGCGGGGCGGGCCGGGCAGCACGACAACCCCCTCGGCGAGTACCTGCGGGCCCGCCGGGAACACCTCACGCCGGACCAGGTGGGCATCCCCCGCGTCGGCCACCGGCGGGTACCCGGACTGCGCCGCGAGGAGGTCGCCGTGCTGGCCGGGGTGAGCACCGACTACTACACCCGGCTGGAACAGGGCCGCGAACGCACCCCCTCCGCCCAGTTGCTGAACGCGGTGGCCCGGGCCCTCCGCCTGGACGAGCACGCCGCCGCGCACCTGCTCCGCCTCGCTGCCCCGCGCCCGGCCCACCGGCCGCGCCACCGGGCCCCCGGGCGGCCCTCGCCCGCGCTGCGGCACCTCCTGGACAGCCTGGACACCCCCGCCCTGGTCGTCGGGCCGGCCCTCGACGTCCTCGCCCTCAACCCGCCGGCGGCCGCGCTGTACACGGCCTTCGCCCCGGTGGACAACCTGGTCCGGATGACCTTCCTCGACCCGGCCGCCCGCACCTTCCACCGCGACTGGGACCGGGCCGCCCACGACGCCGTCGCCGCCCTGCGCTCCGCCGCGGGCCGTGACCGCGAGGACCGCCTCCTCATCGAACTCGTCGGCGAACTCTCCTTGAAGAGCCCCGAGTTCGGCCGGCTGTGGGCCCGCCACGAGGTGCACGGAAAGACCGGCGGGAGCAAGCTGCTGCACCATCCCCGGATCGGCGACCTCGACCTGCACTACGAGACGCTGACGGTCAACAGCGCCCCGGACCAGCAGCTCGTGGTCTACCAGGCCGCACCGGGGAGCCCCTCCGCCGAGGGCCTGCTGCTGCTCCGCGCGCTCACTCCCTGA
- a CDS encoding amidohydrolase family protein: MSNDLHRPTDTARPALLDVLRRTDRDPGRRILFTGATVVTMDPALGTLATGDLLVAGSTVAAVGPDLRTRGDAADAVVVDATGTILVPGFVDTHRHAWQGQLRRTVPDVDDLAGYVGTTLARYAPVYRPEDMYVGTRLAALGAVDAGITTMLDFSHNSRTAAHSDAAVQALLDTGIRGIHAAMGPHFGDWDRQWPADLGRLADRFGGGLVTFRLAALATAEIAGPDLAFGPGLARVAAELGIGVSVDAVFGEASSAAVLDWEREGLLGERLTLIHATGLTGEAWRAIGASGTRVSLAPTSEAQIGLEDAVPAVDEALAAGVRPGLSIDVEVALASDMFTQMRALHAIQRMRAVHAVHGARAVPGARAVGAVPAVPGADGPPERITTADVLDFATRQGAATVGLGTTTGTLTPGKQADLLMITADEINNLPLNDPIGTVVLGADARNIDTVLIAGRVRKWAGRLLDVDLPALRAEAAASRDHVHRAAAGGGRQPR; encoded by the coding sequence ATGAGCAATGACCTGCACCGTCCCACCGACACCGCCCGGCCCGCCCTGCTCGACGTGTTGCGCCGCACCGACCGCGACCCCGGGCGGCGCATCCTGTTCACCGGTGCCACCGTCGTCACCATGGACCCCGCCCTCGGCACCCTGGCCACGGGTGACCTGCTGGTGGCCGGCAGCACCGTCGCCGCCGTCGGCCCCGACCTGCGGACCCGCGGCGACGCCGCGGACGCGGTGGTGGTCGACGCCACCGGCACGATCCTGGTCCCCGGGTTCGTCGACACCCACCGCCACGCCTGGCAGGGCCAGCTGCGCCGGACCGTCCCCGACGTCGACGACCTGGCGGGCTACGTGGGCACCACGCTGGCCCGGTACGCGCCCGTCTACCGCCCCGAGGACATGTACGTGGGGACCAGACTCGCCGCCCTCGGTGCCGTGGACGCGGGCATCACCACGATGCTCGACTTCTCGCACAACTCCCGGACGGCCGCCCACTCCGACGCGGCCGTGCAGGCGCTGCTGGACACCGGGATCCGCGGGATCCACGCGGCGATGGGGCCGCACTTCGGGGACTGGGACCGGCAGTGGCCGGCCGACCTCGGCCGACTGGCCGACCGCTTCGGCGGCGGGCTGGTGACCTTCCGTCTGGCGGCCCTCGCGACGGCGGAGATCGCCGGACCCGACCTGGCCTTCGGGCCCGGGCTGGCCCGGGTCGCCGCCGAACTGGGCATCGGCGTCAGCGTGGACGCGGTGTTCGGCGAGGCCTCCTCGGCGGCTGTGCTCGACTGGGAGCGCGAGGGCCTGCTCGGCGAACGGCTGACCCTGATCCACGCCACCGGGCTGACCGGTGAGGCGTGGCGGGCGATCGGGGCGAGCGGCACCCGGGTGTCGCTCGCCCCGACCTCCGAGGCCCAGATCGGACTGGAGGACGCCGTCCCGGCGGTGGACGAGGCACTGGCGGCGGGCGTCCGGCCCGGCCTGAGCATCGACGTCGAAGTGGCGCTGGCGAGTGACATGTTCACCCAGATGCGGGCGCTGCACGCGATCCAGCGGATGCGCGCCGTCCATGCCGTCCACGGTGCCCGGGCCGTACCCGGTGCCCGGGCGGTGGGCGCCGTCCCGGCCGTACCCGGGGCGGACGGTCCGCCGGAGCGCATCACCACCGCCGACGTCCTGGACTTCGCCACCCGCCAGGGCGCCGCCACCGTCGGTCTCGGTACGACGACCGGCACGCTCACCCCGGGCAAGCAGGCCGATCTGCTGATGATCACCGCCGACGAGATCAACAACCTCCCCCTGAACGATCCGATCGGCACCGTCGTCCTCGGCGCGGACGCCCGCAACATCGACACGGTCCTGATCGCGGGACGCGTCCGCAAGTGGGCCGGGCGCCTGCTGGACGTCGACCTCCCGGCCCTCCGGGCGGAGGCCGCGGCCTCCCGCGACCACGTCCACCGGGCGGCGGCGGGCGGCGGGCGACAGCCTCGGTGA
- a CDS encoding low affinity iron permease family protein, with protein sequence MTFQHPARKGPDGERGRFERLAELASNFTGSPVFAVFCVGLVMLFVAVHLAGLSAEWQILVGDSMAAVALLLLAMLKNAERRAEHAIQRKLDAIARALLEQQEGECGRAHEDLKAAVRMEERL encoded by the coding sequence ATGACATTCCAGCACCCGGCGCGCAAGGGCCCCGACGGCGAGCGCGGGCGGTTCGAGCGGTTGGCCGAACTGGCGTCGAACTTCACCGGTTCCCCGGTGTTCGCGGTGTTCTGCGTGGGCCTGGTGATGTTGTTCGTCGCGGTGCACCTGGCGGGGTTGTCGGCCGAGTGGCAGATCCTGGTGGGCGACTCGATGGCGGCGGTGGCCCTGTTGCTGCTGGCGATGCTGAAGAACGCCGAACGGCGGGCGGAGCACGCGATCCAGCGCAAGCTGGACGCGATCGCGCGGGCGCTGCTCGAACAGCAGGAGGGCGAGTGCGGTCGGGCGCACGAGGACCTGAAGGCGGCTGTCCGGATGGAGGAGCGGCTCTGA
- a CDS encoding YhjD/YihY/BrkB family envelope integrity protein, which produces MTSTAVPAAGHRLAAAGRRVWRQGREIELMQRSLAFAALFFVTLVPLLMVIAAASPARGDGIAQWITDGLGLTARGSRSVGALFGSRGQILSTTTGLGLAALAVFGVSLTGAMQSAYERIWGLPAGPWHGVWRQAVALAAVTAYLVLAAWSGVPGHGTDAQPALRIATTVIGGVLLFWWLPRLLLGPRAPWRSLLPGAVATMAALAGLRLFSRLVFAPLLVSNAVSYGTVGTVLVVQAWLIGVGFTVYGGSVVGRALQRPAAGEHPDGAPAAGAPGSPVEGAGPTSPRHRRPG; this is translated from the coding sequence GTGACGAGCACCGCCGTACCCGCGGCCGGGCACCGGCTGGCGGCCGCAGGCCGACGCGTGTGGCGGCAGGGCCGCGAGATCGAGCTGATGCAGCGCTCGCTGGCCTTCGCCGCCCTCTTCTTCGTCACCCTGGTCCCGCTGCTCATGGTGATCGCGGCGGCCTCCCCCGCCCGGGGCGACGGCATCGCCCAGTGGATCACCGACGGTCTCGGGCTCACGGCCCGAGGCAGCCGGTCCGTCGGCGCGCTGTTCGGCTCGCGCGGGCAGATCCTCAGCACCACCACCGGTCTCGGCCTCGCCGCGCTGGCCGTGTTCGGCGTCTCCCTCACCGGCGCGATGCAGTCCGCCTACGAGCGGATCTGGGGTCTTCCGGCGGGGCCGTGGCACGGCGTGTGGCGGCAGGCCGTGGCCCTGGCCGCCGTGACCGCCTACCTGGTGCTCGCGGCCTGGAGCGGCGTGCCCGGGCACGGCACCGACGCGCAGCCCGCCCTGCGCATCGCCACCACCGTGATCGGCGGCGTCCTGCTGTTCTGGTGGCTGCCGCGCCTGCTGCTCGGTCCCCGGGCGCCGTGGCGCAGTCTGCTGCCCGGGGCGGTCGCCACGATGGCGGCCCTGGCCGGGCTGCGGCTGTTCTCCCGGCTGGTCTTCGCGCCGCTGCTGGTGTCCAACGCCGTCTCCTACGGCACCGTCGGCACGGTCCTGGTCGTGCAGGCATGGCTGATCGGGGTCGGGTTCACCGTCTACGGCGGGAGCGTGGTCGGCCGGGCGCTGCAACGGCCCGCCGCCGGCGAGCACCCGGACGGCGCACCGGCGGCCGGCGCACCGGGGAGCCCCGTCGAGGGGGCCGGGCCGACGTCACCCCGGCACCGTCGGCCCGGCTGA